Part of the Citrobacter sp. Marseille-Q6884 genome, TTTTTGCCATCTGCGTAATAGGAGACCAGCGTTTTACCCACGCCGTAGGTGATGGAGAAGCCCAGGCCAATCATCCCCAGTTGCGTCATGCTCAGCCCGTAGGTGGAGATCATGTCGTTCTGCGCGATGTTAAAGTTTTTGCGGATCAGGTACATGGTCAGGTAGCCGATGAAAACCACCAGATAGGACTGCATGAACGGTTTGAACCACATTTTGCGCCGCACATCGAGCGGCAAATCCAGGGTCGGTTTACGCACCTGGTTTAAGAAGGCCAGCATGATTGAATTGCTCCTGAGCTGATTTTTGCAGCATTGTAAAAATCAGCCGGGAGAGACGCCTGAGACAGCGTCCAGGTGAAACCGGGAAAATTTCTTAGTTTTGCCCCTCTCGGGGCAAAAAGGTGAGGTGCATCACGCTTCGCTGACGTCGCGTGGAGCCTGCGCATTCAAAAACGGCAGCAACAGCAGCGCGGAAATGCCCGCCGCAATGGCGATGACCACGAAGAAGCCCGTCCAGTGCCAGACTTCCATCACCTTCGCCAGCGGCCAGCCGGAGAGCGATGCGCCGAGATACGCAAACAACCCGACAAACCCGGTTGCCGCGCCTGCAGCATCTTTGTGCGAGCACTCCGCCGCCGCCATGCCGATCAGCATTTGTGGGCCGAAGACAAAGAATCCGGTAGTGAAAAAGCACGCCGCCTGCAGCACGTAACTGGCAAACGGCATCAGCCACAACGAGCCCACGGAAAGCAGTATCCCGGCGGCAAAAATCAGATTCATTGGACCACGGTTGCCGTTGAACAGTTTATCCGACCCCCAGCCTGCGACCAGTGCGCCGATAAATCCGCCCAGCTCGAACATCGTGACGGCCGAATTGGCGGTAACCAGATCGACGCCCAGCGTTTCCGACATATACAGGTTGCCCCAGTCGTTGATCGCCGCGCGCACAACGTACACCAGCACATAGCACAGCGACAGTAGCCAGATGTAGGGATTCAGCAGCACGTATCGGGTGAGGATCTCCTGACGGGTCAGCCCCGCCCCCTCCTGCTGCTGGGCGATTTCCAGCGCATCGTGCCGCCAGTCACCAATCGGCGGCAGACCAATCGCCTGCGGCCTGTCACGCAGCCGCCAACAGAGAAATATCCCCATCACAATCGCCATGATCCCGGCAATCATCATGCCCGCCCGCCAACCGTAATACAGCGCAGCGGCGCCCATCACGATGGGGATCAACGCCCCGCCGACGTTGTGCGCCGTGTTCCACAACGCCCACCAACCGCCGCGCTCGGTACGCGAGTACCAGGCGGTCAACAGACGGGCGCACACGGGCGAACCCCAGCCCTGGAAAAACGCGTTCAGCGCCCACAACACGGCAAACGCCCACAGCGACGTGGAGAAACCGAACAGAATGTTGACCACCCCGGTGGCTATAAGGCCGATGCCCATAAAATAGCGAGCGTTGGAGCGATCGCTGACGATGCCCGAAATAAATTTCGACAAGCCATAAGTGATGTAAAACAGCGTCGCCAGCAGGCCGATATCGCTACGGGTCAGCACACCGCTGGTGAGAATTTCCGGCACCGCGGCATTGAAGCTTTTGCGGGTAAAATAGAACAGCGCATAGCCAAACCAAATGGTCAGCAGAATATGTCGCCGCCAGTAGCGGTAGCGAGCATCAACGTCGTGTTTATCGGTCAGGCGCGGCGCGTTGGCCGGGGCTTTTAAAAACGCAAACATGGCCGCTCCTTACGCATAACGCTGAGGCAAAGAGACGCTGACACGCGTACCGTGCGTGCAGGATATGGCGAGCGAACCGCCGAGAGCGGTGATGCGCTCGCGCATCCCGGTAAGCCCAAATCCCTGATGATTCGCACCCGGCGGCAGACCGCTACCGTCATCCTCAATCACCAACATCAGTCGCTCATCCTGAAGCCAGCCCTGCAGCGTCACCGCGCTGGCATTGGCGTGCTTCACAATGTTGTTCAGCCCTTCCTGACAGACTCGAAACAGCGTCACCCGCTGGCTTTCGCTGAGCGCCGATTCGTCTATCCGCCAGTCAAGATGGCTGACGATGCCGCGACTCTCCAGCTCCATCTCCCGCATCAGCGAACGGATGGCCTGTTCCAGCGTCAAATCGTCGAGTTGCCGTGGGCGCAAACGCCCCAGCAGACGACGCACCGAATCATACACGCCCAGCGAAAGCTGCTCGATGTGCGCCCCGCTCTGCTTCACCCCGGCATTTTCTGGCGCCAGCCGCTGTACGATGCCCGCCTGGGTACGAATGGCGGTGATGGTCTGGCCGATGTCGTCGTGCAGCTCACGCGCCACGTCACGCCGCACGCTCTCTTCGGTTTCCAGCAGACGTTCCGCCAGACGATGGTTACGCGCCAGCTCGTTTTGCAGCGACTGATTGAGTTCACGCAGACGCTGGATGCCCGCACCGAGCAGCAGCCCGGTCAGGCTTTGCACCAACAAGGAGAGCAGTAAATCAACGGGGTGATCGTGCCAGGTCTGGCTGGCAATCAGCGCGATCGCGTTCATCAGCGTCGCAATCAGCGCCCCCTGCCAACCGTAATGCCAGGCAAGCGCAATAATCGGCAGCGCCAGGCAGAACGGCGTAAAGCGGGACAGCTCATCCGGCAACCCCAGCTGAAGCCACAGGCTGACGCTGAATAACAACAGATACCAGACCAGATGCCGCCCGCGCCAGTTGACGGGCTGGGAAACAACCGCCGGCCCCAGCGGCAACCAGGTCGTGCTGGTGAGGTAGTGCCAGAACACCAGACAGATGGGCGCCAGCGTCAACCCACCGGTCAGGGTCAGCAGCAGCGCGTTCCATGCCACTTCGCCTTGTCCCAGCCAGGGCAACGATTGCAGTAGCGCCGCCGCAGTCAGCGCCGCCCCCTGCAATAACAATGTGCGCCAGTCGCGCTGATGGCGATAACGCCAGATCAACGTTACGGGTAGCAGTGTCAGCAGGCTACCGATCATCAAAAGGGAGAGATGAGCCAGCGCCACTTCTTGCGCCAGCCAGAAAAGCAGCACCCACTCCGCGCCCAACAGCACCGGCCAGTAACCGCGCGGGCATTGCAGCATCAGCCCCAGACGCAGACCAAACGGAAACAACAATACCGCCAGCTCCGGTCGGGCCACCAGATGCAGACTGATGCTCCACAGGCAAAACCAGGCGGCAGAGAAGATAAAAAAGCAGGCGAGAACGGTGATTAACCGGGAGAAAAGCGTGTTCATTGCCAGCCGTCAAACATCCGGCGCGCCAGTTCGACGTCGTTGCTGACACCCAGTTTTTCCATCAGATTGGCGCGATGGACGTGCACGGTTTTCGGTGACAGCCCCAGCTCGGCGGCGATCTCTTTTACCGCCATTCCTTGCGCCAGTTTTTCCGCCACCTGCCGTTCGCGTTTGGTCAGCGGGTCCTGACGCCCGGTCGCCAGTTTGACAGCGATATCCGGCGTTAAATAGCAGCCGCCCGTTGCGACCGTGTGTACCGCCGCGATCAGTTCGTCGGGGCTACAGCGTTTGGAGAGAAAACCGCGTGCGCCAGCGTTCAGCGCCTGTTCGACCAGTGCCGGGCTGTCATGAACGGAGAGCATGATGATCGCCATCCCTTTTGGCAACTGGCTGAGCAGTTCAAGCCCGGAAATATCCGGCATGGAGATATCGCAGATACAGACCTGTACGCCACGTCCCGGCAATCCCGCCAGCGCCTCGCGTCCCGAGCCAAACTCGGCAACAACCTGCAAATCAGGTTCCAGCCCCAGCAGCTGCGCAAAGCCGGAGCGGACGATGAGGTGATCGTCAATGAGAGCAACGGTAATCATGGGTTTTATCCTGGCGGGTATAAAAAACGCGCTTACCTTAACGAGATACACTTCATCCTTCAAGCGGCTCTGCGTTGGATACGCCTGTTTACCCCAGTCACTGATGTCAGTAAGCGCTGGGGATTCACAGACTTGAGCGGATTACTCGAAGAAGACGGTAATTTTATTAAACATCGACGGATCGGACTGGTTGCGCGAAACTTTCACCACATCTTCCAGTTTATCGATCTGACTGATCATCTGCTCCAGGCGCTGGTCGTCATTGACCAGTAGCCAGATGCGGCTCTTATCGCTGTCCTGAATCGGTAGACAAAGAATGCCTTCCACGTTGAACGCACGGCGGGCAAACAGACCGCAGACGTGGGTCATTACGCCGGGATGGTTACGCACGGTGAGTTCAAGAATTACGTTGTCATGAGTCTGCTGTTGCATGGCTTATTCCCCCACCATTTCTGTATTAGCCGCACCCGGCGGTACCATCGGATACACTTTCTCTTCCGCATCGATGCGCACATGGATCAGCGCCGGTCCAGGACGATTGATGATCGCCTGCAGCGCGGCCTGCGGGTCCGCTTCGTGGTTTAAATCACAGGTTTCGAGGCCAAAACCCGCAGCAATCTGCATAAAGTTAATCATCCCCGGATAGGTGGCCGCAAACACCCCCTGCTTGTAGAACAAACTTTGTTGCTGATACACCAGACCCAGCGCTTCGTTATTCATCAGGATGATTTTAATATCCAGCTGGTTCTCGCTGGCGGTCGCCATTTCCTGAATATTCATCATCAGGCTGCCATCGCCTGAGAAACACAGCACTTTTTTATCCGGGTTCGCCAGCGCAGCGCCAATCGCCGCAGGCAGGCCAAAGCCCATGGTTCCCAGACCGCCGGAAGTCAACCACTGACGAGGACGGTTCAGCGGATAAGCCTGCGCCGCCCACATCTGATGCTGGCCGACGTCGGTGGTGATAATGGCGCTGTCATCCACGCAGGCGGCCACGGCGTTGATCAACCCGTAATGGCTGAGCGGATCGCTTTCCTGTGGAATAGTGCAAGGGAATTCGCGTTGTAACTCGGCCACCATTTGATGCCACGCTTCCCGCGGCTGCGCGTCAATCAGTGGGATCAGTTGTGCCAGCACCTCATCAACATCGGCCTGAATCGCCACGTGCGGTTGTTTGATTTTCCCCAGCTCCGCGCGGTCGATATCCACGTGGATAATTTTTGCATTCGGGCAGAACTGTTCGGTTTTACCAATCGCCCGGTCATCAAAACGCGCGCCAAGAACGATCAACAAATCGGCTTCTTGCAGAATAAAGTTAGTACTGCGCGCGCCGTGCATCCCCAGCATACCGAGTGACAGCGGATGTGCTTTTGGCAGCATGCCGAGCGCCATTAACGTCATGGTGGTTGGCAGCGTTGCTTTTTCTGCCAGTTCGCGTACACGCTCAGGCGCATTAATCACCCCGCCGCCGAGGTAAAGTACCGGGCGCTGCGCAGCGTTAATCATGGCTGCAGCATCACGAATGCTCTCCTGGCTGAACGCTGGCGACGCCATTTTCTGCGCAGCCTCCGGCATCTCTTCAATGTCAAATACGGCGGTTTGAATGTCCTTAGGAATGTCTATCCACACCGGACCTGGACGCCCTGACTGCGCAATGCGAAAGGCATCGCTCATGACCTGCGGTAATTCATTGATATGACGGACCAGATAGTTGTGCTTAGTGATGGGGATAGAGATGCCGTAGGTGTCCACTTCCTGGAAGGCGTCGGTACCGATCATGGAGGCCGGAACCTGCCCGGTGATACACACCAGCGGGATAGAATCCAGGCGCGCATCCGCGATGGCGGTGACCAGATTCGTCGCGCCTGGTCCGCTACAGGCCATACACACGGCAGGTTTACCGTCGGTTCGTGCCATGCCCTGCGCGATAAACCCTGCGCCCTGCTCGTGGCGCGCCAGGATATGACGGATTTGCGTGCTTTGGCTTAAGGCGTCGTAGACGGGGAGAATGGAGCCGCCAGGAATACCGGTGACGACCTTGATTCCCTGACGTTCCAGGAAATGAACGATAAATTCTGCGCCCGTAAAGCGGGTACGCTTGGATGTTGTGCCCGAACTTGCCATGCTCCAGTCCTTTTATTCTGGGCCGACTTTACGCGTTGTACTTCACGTATCCGGGAGGGCTTAGAAACTAAAAACCCCGCCCGGTTTGCGCCGGCGGGGTTTTGGAATCGTGTGTTGTTCCGGACCCTACGGCGCATTGCCGACGACCACCACCACACGCACGACAACCGCTGCGCGAGATGGCGCAGTTTTTAGTAGGGTCGCAGTCAGCATGGAAGGGTTCATTAGGGACCTGTCTGTTTGTTGATTAACTGGATTTATACAAACACAGGTTTTTCAGCGTGACAATGGAAAAATTTTCATCTGCATAAAAATGCGTCAACGATCACAATTCGCTGTACGTAATGTAAAAAACAAAAAACCCCGCCGAAGCGAGGTTTTTTTCAGCGCTACGCGGTTGGTGGCCGCCGAACACACTGTGTTATGTCAACAGAAAAAGTATACGCGTTAAGCGAAGAACACGCAATTTCGGCACGAATTTTGATGTTTTTGAGTATGGTTCAGCGAGGTCTGAAAGTCCACATAATACTGTTATTTTATACAGTATTTATCTATAATGTCTCAGTACGCAATGTGTTATGCGGGGGCCGCATCGTAAACCGGCGCAATAAAGTCCTGGCTGAAACGGGTGGTGCCGTCAGTGCCTGAACCCCGTGTGAGCACACTGTGTTATGTCAACAAAGGTGCTGGCAACAGGCAGCGGCAAGGTACGCCAGCACCGTGCTCCTTGTACCAAAAGGAGAGCGTATGAGCCTCGTGGATATCGCTATTCTTATCCTCAAACTCATTGTTGCAGCACTGCAACTGCTTGATGCCATTCTGAAATACACGAAGTAATTCAGATTCAAGTCGCACCTAAGAGGAGCGGGCAACCGCTCCTCTTTCACCCTCTCCCTGGTGCTTGTGCCGCCTCAATATGTTACGTTTTTATGACATTCTCATGGAAGAAGACCGCTATGACGCTTTCCGTTTTCTGCATTTTACTGTTTGCTGCACTGCTCCATGCCAGCTGGAATGCCATTGTAAAAGCGGGAAACGATAAGCTTTACTCGGCCATCAGCGTCAGCGGATCTGCGGCGGTTATGGCGCTGATATGTTTGCCTTTTGCCCCTCATCCATCAGCAGCCAGCCTGCCCTATTTAGCGGTCTCAACCGTCTTGCAGGTGATTTATACCGTCCTGGTCGCCAAAACCTATCAGGTCTCAGATATGAGTCAGACCTATCCCTTAATGCGCGGTACGGCTCCGCTGTTGGTGGCGATCATTAGCGTCCTGTTCCTTGGTGATAGCCTGTCACTCATGGCATGGGTGGGGATCGCCACAATATGCCTGGCCATTCTTGGGATGGCATTTAACGGGCGCAGCCGTTCACAACGGGGGATTGTCCTGGCGTTAATCAATGCCTGCTTTATCGCCGGATATACGCTGGTCGATGGAACCGGCGTACGGTTATCAGACACCGCGCTGGGCTATACGCTGTGGACATTCTTTTTGAACGGCTCCAGCTTGCTGTGTTGGGCGATGATCGCCCGACGTCGGGAAGCCTCGCGCTATCTGGCACAGCAGTGGAAAAAGGGGATCTTAGGTGGCATAGGCACCATGGGCTCTTACGGGCTGGCGCTGTGGGCTATG contains:
- a CDS encoding MFS transporter yields the protein MFAFLKAPANAPRLTDKHDVDARYRYWRRHILLTIWFGYALFYFTRKSFNAAVPEILTSGVLTRSDIGLLATLFYITYGLSKFISGIVSDRSNARYFMGIGLIATGVVNILFGFSTSLWAFAVLWALNAFFQGWGSPVCARLLTAWYSRTERGGWWALWNTAHNVGGALIPIVMGAAALYYGWRAGMMIAGIMAIVMGIFLCWRLRDRPQAIGLPPIGDWRHDALEIAQQQEGAGLTRQEILTRYVLLNPYIWLLSLCYVLVYVVRAAINDWGNLYMSETLGVDLVTANSAVTMFELGGFIGALVAGWGSDKLFNGNRGPMNLIFAAGILLSVGSLWLMPFASYVLQAACFFTTGFFVFGPQMLIGMAAAECSHKDAAGAATGFVGLFAYLGASLSGWPLAKVMEVWHWTGFFVVIAIAAGISALLLLPFLNAQAPRDVSEA
- the uhpB gene encoding signal transduction histidine-protein kinase/phosphatase UhpB; this encodes MNTLFSRLITVLACFFIFSAAWFCLWSISLHLVARPELAVLLFPFGLRLGLMLQCPRGYWPVLLGAEWVLLFWLAQEVALAHLSLLMIGSLLTLLPVTLIWRYRHQRDWRTLLLQGAALTAAALLQSLPWLGQGEVAWNALLLTLTGGLTLAPICLVFWHYLTSTTWLPLGPAVVSQPVNWRGRHLVWYLLLFSVSLWLQLGLPDELSRFTPFCLALPIIALAWHYGWQGALIATLMNAIALIASQTWHDHPVDLLLSLLVQSLTGLLLGAGIQRLRELNQSLQNELARNHRLAERLLETEESVRRDVARELHDDIGQTITAIRTQAGIVQRLAPENAGVKQSGAHIEQLSLGVYDSVRRLLGRLRPRQLDDLTLEQAIRSLMREMELESRGIVSHLDWRIDESALSESQRVTLFRVCQEGLNNIVKHANASAVTLQGWLQDERLMLVIEDDGSGLPPGANHQGFGLTGMRERITALGGSLAISCTHGTRVSVSLPQRYA
- the uhpA gene encoding transcriptional regulator UhpA, which gives rise to MITVALIDDHLIVRSGFAQLLGLEPDLQVVAEFGSGREALAGLPGRGVQVCICDISMPDISGLELLSQLPKGMAIIMLSVHDSPALVEQALNAGARGFLSKRCSPDELIAAVHTVATGGCYLTPDIAVKLATGRQDPLTKRERQVAEKLAQGMAVKEIAAELGLSPKTVHVHRANLMEKLGVSNDVELARRMFDGWQ
- the ilvN gene encoding acetolactate synthase small subunit, which produces MQQQTHDNVILELTVRNHPGVMTHVCGLFARRAFNVEGILCLPIQDSDKSRIWLLVNDDQRLEQMISQIDKLEDVVKVSRNQSDPSMFNKITVFFE
- the ilvB gene encoding acetolactate synthase large subunit, coding for MASSGTTSKRTRFTGAEFIVHFLERQGIKVVTGIPGGSILPVYDALSQSTQIRHILARHEQGAGFIAQGMARTDGKPAVCMACSGPGATNLVTAIADARLDSIPLVCITGQVPASMIGTDAFQEVDTYGISIPITKHNYLVRHINELPQVMSDAFRIAQSGRPGPVWIDIPKDIQTAVFDIEEMPEAAQKMASPAFSQESIRDAAAMINAAQRPVLYLGGGVINAPERVRELAEKATLPTTMTLMALGMLPKAHPLSLGMLGMHGARSTNFILQEADLLIVLGARFDDRAIGKTEQFCPNAKIIHVDIDRAELGKIKQPHVAIQADVDEVLAQLIPLIDAQPREAWHQMVAELQREFPCTIPQESDPLSHYGLINAVAACVDDSAIITTDVGQHQMWAAQAYPLNRPRQWLTSGGLGTMGFGLPAAIGAALANPDKKVLCFSGDGSLMMNIQEMATASENQLDIKIILMNNEALGLVYQQQSLFYKQGVFAATYPGMINFMQIAAGFGLETCDLNHEADPQAALQAIINRPGPALIHVRIDAEEKVYPMVPPGAANTEMVGE
- the ivbL gene encoding ilvB operon leader peptide IvbL, which gives rise to MNPSMLTATLLKTAPSRAAVVVRVVVVVGNAP
- the tisB gene encoding type I toxin-antitoxin system toxin TisB encodes the protein MSLVDIAILILKLIVAALQLLDAILKYTK
- a CDS encoding DMT family transporter; this encodes MTLSVFCILLFAALLHASWNAIVKAGNDKLYSAISVSGSAAVMALICLPFAPHPSAASLPYLAVSTVLQVIYTVLVAKTYQVSDMSQTYPLMRGTAPLLVAIISVLFLGDSLSLMAWVGIATICLAILGMAFNGRSRSQRGIVLALINACFIAGYTLVDGTGVRLSDTALGYTLWTFFLNGSSLLCWAMIARRREASRYLAQQWKKGILGGIGTMGSYGLALWAMTQAPLAVVAALRETSILFGALLAWLLLKEKVAGMRLFAAGGIAVGAILLRLS